The Candidatus Effluviviaceae Genus V sp. genome has a segment encoding these proteins:
- a CDS encoding DUF454 family protein, which yields MSAGDVPAGRCYIDTDEGTLSQGACVSTVRSASHPLVRRLLVAVGVVCVGLGFAGVFVPLLPTTPFLLLAAACFIRSSQRFYTWLTTNRFVGSYVRNYMEHRATTMVTKVTSLSMLWIFIGASAVFFTESWIVRALLLVVAVGVTIHLVSLRTIERGRCPRGIIGRRERDVGG from the coding sequence ATGTCCGCTGGTGACGTTCCCGCTGGAAGGTGCTACATTGATACCGACGAAGGAACCCTGTCTCAGGGAGCATGTGTGAGTACCGTCCGGTCCGCCAGTCACCCGCTCGTGAGACGTCTGCTTGTTGCCGTGGGCGTCGTCTGCGTCGGCCTCGGCTTCGCGGGCGTCTTCGTCCCGCTCCTGCCGACCACGCCGTTTCTCCTTCTGGCTGCGGCGTGCTTCATCCGGAGCTCGCAGCGGTTCTACACCTGGCTGACGACGAACCGGTTCGTCGGGAGCTACGTCCGAAACTACATGGAGCACCGCGCGACGACGATGGTGACGAAGGTCACCAGCCTCTCGATGCTCTGGATCTTCATCGGCGCGAGCGCCGTGTTCTTCACGGAGAGCTGGATCGTCCGGGCTCTCCTCCTGGTGGTGGCTGTGGGGGTGACCATCCATCTCGTGTCCCTCAGGACGATTGAACGAGGGCGATGTCCCAGGGGGATCATCGGGAGGAGAGAGCGCGACGTAGGGGGATGA